From the Paenibacillus sp. FSL H8-0548 genome, one window contains:
- a CDS encoding M56 family metallopeptidase — MISFFTSILNMSITASYVALAIFAIRLLLKKAPKVFSYALWLAVLIRLVFPFSFNSSFSFLGFLQPNLQADTGTMKFVPSTIGMMQSPAVDAVNSSLPPATATAIASVTSMQSIIEISGMIWVIGMVILLSYSVISYLKVINNVKTATLIKDNIFETDRITTPFLCGFIKPKIYVPIGISDDELSYIVAHEQTHIHRLDYLIKPFAFLVLIVHWFNPLMWVSFALMSKDMEMSCDENVIRKMGNEIKGSYSKSLLSLSVKSSGIIIGSPLAFGESNVHSRIRNVLNYKKPTFWVVIAASMATLIFIIGFTANPAGKQDLSDHNFGQMAVVWANALKTRDGEPRYEMMSLGMKEKFKQEQINKAGEDWNFNIGYSSPWVVDFEVKLDGSIALITYLTKTSEPAFYKTEEAVTFGKEDGKLVVTDYKNIYEDKLVDSTDTAVKVENYLEIIMSSPVISSNPNDYIKAHHVEYNRILEMGDEALNYLNERYETFQDNGLKGHIVAALRKDLLADD, encoded by the coding sequence ATGATCTCGTTTTTCACCTCCATTTTGAATATGAGTATAACTGCAAGTTATGTTGCACTTGCCATTTTTGCAATAAGACTGCTCTTAAAAAAGGCACCGAAGGTTTTTTCCTATGCATTATGGCTGGCGGTGCTCATAAGACTTGTATTCCCGTTTAGCTTTAATTCTTCCTTTAGCTTTTTAGGCTTTCTACAGCCTAATCTTCAAGCTGATACAGGAACAATGAAATTTGTTCCCTCTACTATAGGCATGATGCAAAGTCCTGCGGTTGATGCTGTTAACTCATCTCTTCCACCAGCAACAGCAACAGCGATAGCAAGCGTCACATCAATGCAAAGCATTATAGAGATTTCCGGAATGATCTGGGTTATTGGCATGGTCATACTACTTAGCTACTCCGTTATTTCGTACTTAAAAGTAATCAACAATGTGAAAACCGCAACGCTTATCAAAGATAACATCTTCGAAACCGATAGGATTACCACGCCATTTTTATGCGGATTCATCAAGCCTAAAATATATGTTCCTATCGGAATAAGTGATGACGAACTATCTTATATTGTGGCGCATGAGCAGACTCATATCCACAGACTGGATTATCTTATTAAACCGTTTGCGTTTCTAGTCCTTATTGTTCACTGGTTCAATCCGCTTATGTGGGTCTCCTTTGCATTAATGAGCAAGGATATGGAAATGTCCTGCGACGAAAATGTAATTAGAAAAATGGGCAATGAGATAAAGGGCAGCTATTCAAAATCGCTTCTTTCACTTTCGGTTAAAAGCAGCGGTATAATCATTGGCAGCCCTCTCGCCTTCGGGGAGAGCAATGTCCATTCTAGAATTAGAAATGTCCTCAACTATAAAAAACCAACATTTTGGGTGGTCATAGCTGCTTCCATGGCAACACTGATTTTCATCATAGGTTTTACGGCCAATCCTGCAGGAAAACAGGATTTATCGGATCATAATTTTGGTCAGATGGCTGTGGTTTGGGCAAATGCACTGAAAACCCGTGATGGGGAGCCCCGCTATGAAATGATGTCTTTGGGGATGAAGGAAAAATTTAAGCAAGAGCAAATAAATAAAGCGGGGGAAGACTGGAATTTTAATATCGGATACTCCAGCCCATGGGTCGTAGACTTTGAAGTTAAGCTTGACGGTAGCATTGCTCTTATCACTTATTTAACTAAAACCAGCGAACCTGCATTCTACAAAACAGAGGAAGCGGTTACCTTTGGCAAAGAAGACGGAAAACTCGTAGTTACTGACTATAAAAATATTTATGAGGATAAATTAGTAGATTCTACCGATACTGCAGTAAAAGTAGAAAACTATCTTGAAATCATTATGTCTTCACCAGTAATATCCTCTAACCCTAATGATTATATCAAAGCTCATCACGTTGAATATAATCGCATATTAGAAATGGGTGATGAGGCTCTTAATTATCTGAATGAGCGGTATGAAACATTCCAGGATAATGGACTCAAGGGCCATATTGTGGCTGCTCTGCGCAAAGACCTTTTAGCCGACGATTGA
- a CDS encoding PIN domain-containing protein, translating into MSNGYLLDTNIAIAILTNESNVINSVQQASCDKMPIYFSVITVSEVFAGLEHEEQLRAEKLFTSKRSIDHY; encoded by the coding sequence ATGAGTAATGGGTATCTCTTGGACACGAATATTGCGATTGCAATTCTTACTAACGAGAGTAATGTTATCAATTCTGTTCAACAGGCCTCCTGTGATAAAATGCCGATTTATTTTTCTGTAATTACGGTTTCTGAGGTGTTTGCAGGGTTAGAACACGAGGAACAACTTCGTGCAGAAAAGCTATTTACATCAAAAAGAAGTATAGACCACTATTAA
- a CDS encoding S-layer homology domain-containing protein, whose amino-acid sequence MKGKAQQVLRKSIVVASMMTLLGGEMLIGFGQSNAVHAADAIAASVIVEDFEDGISDVKFNPKRMYEASIHLEDNQKYVRNGQHSARIDYDMIGIVDNPSQIEVGYTNGYIPITGYPIKVGMWIYGNNDGHLLTTKFREKGGSGSSFQAEFYDENEVGINWSGWKYIEAEVPQGKQGPIILELFFQLKQSNMSKKNKGSVWVDDIAFIYEETDKDNDVPTIKAIAPAENEVLTAPLDELKVELIDTKSGLDLATLSVQLDGTDITDDVHYSPDTNLITYPGENIDGGYHELVVEVKDNDGNPAGKTYAFTINAGERLFMSAAEEAVSNELYAVHVSIKDYLNAESANFSLNYDASTLQVEGITQASGVTLTSDIDNVNGNVQVTLDHVLAAAANVVVTVNFRVSSHAVLERGEDYKTVTMNNSKLAAGGAQTSSPIAAPIHYTIGFPYQLKMTGVGLGTASTFTVSDREGKPFEGADIYFTGLLKQSSAVTINAATTNVYEDDDTSSDVLMVAKAGERYYASAEAEDGLFEIIFADGQTTGYIAEADVSSQQLNGSLGKTDAKGQLTTDLTTLALGTYQVQAIKGDQNSKVVNYEVVEQYGMDVPQFVQTYVAEDMSTQLSAAWNTNSDTEDTYIQYIEASDWKAEENLNAANVKQQHAESELQVLSMEENGTKGEIRFHNVLIEDLKADTAYKYRVGYEDKWSEWYEYSTVDQNKSTPVSFLYITDSHTNQDQGLQIYQELMSGALAQYPSTQFIMHGGDMVDAGGAFREWQQFWKASSVYATTIPTALTLGNHDVKSEGKDVFTKGANFPENGPESHLQYAYSYDVDDTHFVVLNSEGTEEQMIEQAAWLQQDLDLNDKKWTIAMFHRPAYHTEEGRDTLVEYTQTYFAPILEKKAVDLVLVGHDHVYSRTYPMQDGKPNKATNEGTVYLDGGASGWKFYDGIQYNYLNFMFDEDIPVYSAIEITEDKIHVEARTSAGDLIDEFSVVKPTKSEPPVENPTNNVPTEKPPTTTKDHMLTEQEVTAALQSKRLVIELSSDGGSIQIPAGLTELIKQLADGAVIITVPNQPDIVIQGQKINELLQQNNGKETVGISVKYASNAEQQTYADQIQTSQKTASAASKAFTVRAAIGDKAVDVNYRLEIGAGELSTYTNLYELNADGKLSLVQANVAPLSKNLNLLTGHTYVAIEVVTNYSDVSSAHWSYEYIQMLSAANLVNGINTQQFGLNASITRAEFSTIIARGLQLTATGNDNGNFTDVKDDAWYAEAVAAAAEAGIVNGQGNQRFNPQAQISRQEMAVIINRAYEYVFGKSTNHNQSASFNDLNKAQAWAIEAIANVEKLGIIQGDGNGEFNPERSVTRAEAAKVIAMLRVL is encoded by the coding sequence ATGAAGGGTAAAGCACAACAAGTATTACGCAAATCAATCGTAGTCGCATCAATGATGACGTTGCTAGGCGGAGAAATGCTGATCGGATTTGGGCAAAGCAATGCGGTTCATGCAGCAGATGCAATTGCAGCTTCCGTTATCGTTGAAGATTTTGAGGATGGAATTTCGGATGTTAAATTTAATCCTAAACGTATGTATGAAGCGTCGATACACCTCGAAGATAACCAGAAGTATGTAAGAAATGGACAACATTCCGCTAGAATTGATTACGATATGATAGGCATCGTAGATAACCCCTCTCAAATTGAAGTAGGATATACAAACGGATATATTCCAATAACAGGTTACCCTATTAAAGTGGGCATGTGGATTTATGGCAATAATGATGGACATCTATTAACGACAAAATTTAGAGAAAAAGGAGGAAGCGGTTCTTCTTTCCAAGCTGAATTTTATGATGAAAATGAAGTAGGTATTAATTGGTCTGGCTGGAAATATATCGAGGCAGAGGTTCCGCAAGGTAAACAAGGCCCGATTATTCTTGAATTGTTTTTCCAATTGAAGCAATCGAATATGAGCAAGAAAAATAAGGGCTCCGTATGGGTAGATGATATTGCCTTTATCTATGAGGAAACGGATAAGGATAATGACGTTCCAACCATTAAAGCGATAGCGCCTGCTGAAAACGAAGTATTGACTGCTCCACTTGATGAATTGAAGGTTGAACTGATCGATACCAAGTCGGGTCTGGATTTAGCTACATTATCTGTGCAGTTGGACGGGACGGATATTACGGATGACGTACATTATTCTCCAGATACGAATCTAATAACATACCCCGGCGAAAATATCGACGGCGGTTATCATGAGCTTGTTGTTGAAGTGAAGGATAACGATGGCAACCCAGCAGGGAAAACATACGCCTTTACGATTAATGCAGGAGAACGTCTATTCATGTCTGCTGCTGAGGAAGCGGTAAGCAATGAACTCTATGCTGTTCATGTTAGTATCAAAGATTACTTGAATGCAGAGTCGGCAAATTTTTCCTTGAATTACGATGCAAGTACGCTTCAAGTTGAAGGGATTACTCAGGCGAGTGGAGTTACTCTAACCTCAGATATTGATAATGTGAACGGGAATGTTCAGGTAACGCTTGATCATGTATTGGCAGCAGCAGCAAATGTTGTCGTTACGGTCAACTTCAGAGTTAGCTCTCATGCTGTATTAGAGCGCGGTGAGGATTATAAGACGGTTACAATGAACAATTCGAAGCTAGCAGCAGGCGGAGCTCAAACTAGCTCACCAATAGCTGCCCCTATTCACTATACAATCGGGTTTCCATATCAGTTGAAAATGACGGGTGTTGGGTTGGGTACAGCCTCTACATTTACGGTATCAGATCGTGAAGGCAAACCTTTTGAAGGTGCGGATATATACTTCACTGGATTATTAAAGCAAAGCTCAGCAGTTACAATTAACGCTGCAACGACTAATGTATATGAGGATGATGATACATCATCTGATGTTTTAATGGTTGCCAAAGCTGGCGAACGTTACTATGCTTCAGCAGAAGCTGAGGATGGGTTGTTCGAGATTATTTTTGCAGATGGCCAAACGACAGGCTATATCGCAGAGGCTGATGTTAGCAGTCAGCAATTGAATGGCAGTCTTGGCAAAACAGATGCTAAAGGACAATTAACAACAGACTTAACCACCTTGGCGCTTGGAACATACCAGGTTCAAGCCATCAAAGGTGATCAAAACAGCAAGGTTGTAAATTATGAAGTCGTTGAGCAGTATGGTATGGATGTACCTCAATTTGTACAAACCTATGTGGCAGAGGATATGTCTACACAGCTAAGCGCTGCATGGAATACCAATTCAGATACAGAAGATACGTATATTCAATATATCGAGGCTAGTGATTGGAAGGCAGAAGAAAATCTTAATGCTGCTAATGTAAAACAACAGCATGCCGAGAGTGAGCTTCAAGTGCTTAGTATGGAGGAAAACGGCACGAAAGGTGAAATTCGTTTCCATAATGTTCTGATTGAAGACTTGAAAGCAGATACGGCTTACAAATATCGTGTAGGCTATGAGGACAAATGGTCGGAGTGGTATGAATATTCTACTGTTGATCAAAACAAATCTACGCCAGTCTCATTTTTGTATATTACGGATTCACATACGAATCAAGATCAAGGATTACAAATCTATCAAGAACTCATGTCCGGCGCATTGGCGCAATATCCATCAACACAGTTTATTATGCATGGTGGAGATATGGTTGACGCAGGTGGTGCATTTCGAGAGTGGCAGCAGTTCTGGAAAGCATCTTCGGTCTATGCGACAACAATTCCAACCGCTCTAACATTGGGAAATCATGATGTGAAGAGTGAAGGCAAGGATGTATTCACAAAAGGCGCGAATTTCCCGGAAAACGGGCCGGAATCTCATCTGCAATATGCTTACTCTTATGATGTCGATGATACACATTTTGTGGTATTGAACTCAGAAGGCACCGAAGAACAAATGATCGAACAAGCTGCATGGCTGCAGCAGGATTTGGATCTGAATGATAAAAAATGGACGATCGCTATGTTCCACCGTCCTGCATACCACACTGAAGAAGGCCGCGACACCCTTGTAGAGTATACACAAACGTATTTTGCGCCGATATTAGAAAAGAAGGCAGTTGATTTAGTTCTAGTTGGCCATGATCACGTGTATTCGCGCACTTATCCCATGCAAGATGGAAAGCCAAATAAAGCTACAAATGAGGGTACTGTATATCTCGATGGCGGTGCTTCAGGCTGGAAATTTTATGATGGTATTCAATATAATTATTTGAATTTTATGTTTGATGAGGATATTCCGGTATATTCTGCGATTGAAATTACTGAGGATAAGATTCATGTGGAAGCACGTACGAGTGCAGGTGATTTGATCGATGAGTTTTCTGTCGTGAAACCAACGAAAAGTGAACCTCCTGTCGAGAATCCAACCAACAATGTTCCGACGGAAAAACCACCAACGACAACAAAAGATCATATGCTTACTGAACAAGAGGTAACAGCAGCGCTTCAATCCAAGCGTTTGGTCATTGAATTAAGCAGTGATGGTGGTTCTATTCAAATTCCAGCTGGATTGACTGAACTAATCAAACAGTTGGCTGATGGTGCTGTTATCATCACTGTACCTAATCAGCCGGACATTGTTATTCAGGGGCAAAAGATTAATGAGCTGTTACAGCAAAATAACGGCAAGGAAACGGTTGGAATCTCAGTTAAATATGCATCAAACGCTGAGCAGCAAACCTATGCGGATCAAATTCAAACCTCACAGAAGACTGCGAGTGCAGCAAGCAAGGCATTTACAGTTAGAGCAGCGATAGGTGATAAAGCGGTTGATGTTAATTATAGGCTTGAAATTGGTGCAGGAGAATTATCTACTTACACGAATTTGTATGAATTGAATGCGGATGGAAAGCTATCACTAGTGCAGGCGAATGTAGCGCCGCTCTCCAAAAACCTTAATCTATTGACTGGCCATACCTATGTGGCAATTGAGGTTGTGACGAATTATTCGGATGTGTCGAGTGCTCACTGGTCTTACGAGTACATTCAGATGTTATCTGCCGCTAATCTAGTCAATGGAATAAATACGCAGCAGTTTGGGTTGAATGCATCCATTACTCGTGCAGAGTTCTCAACAATCATTGCTCGTGGTTTACAGCTTACTGCAACAGGAAATGATAATGGTAATTTCACAGATGTGAAAGATGATGCTTGGTATGCGGAAGCAGTTGCTGCTGCAGCGGAAGCGGGTATCGTGAACGGTCAAGGCAACCAACGATTTAATCCTCAGGCGCAGATTAGTCGTCAAGAGATGGCTGTAATTATAAATCGCGCCTATGAGTACGTGTTTGGAAAGTCTACAAATCATAATCAATCTGCAAGCTTTAATGATTTGAACAAAGCGCAGGCTTGGGCGATCGAAGCGATTGCGAATGTAGAGAAGCTAGGAATCATTCAAGGGGATGGAAATGGTGAATTTAATCCCGAGCGCTCTGTAACACGTGCTGAGGCAGCAAAGGTTATTGCTATGCTGCGCGTTCTATAA
- a CDS encoding vWA domain-containing protein, translating to MNPFQRFRRHLIVLSISLLLLPLSGLSTVHAAQGASQIDAVLVLDVSNSMSTSDPGKIGNEAMKMFIDMLPTKGDRVGIVAYTDQIQREKALLEIQSTADKDNLKSFIDQLNRGAYTDISVGVKEAVQILNDGADPDHEPMIILLADGNNDFDKRSGRTQAESDADMELALKEANDSGIPLYTIGLNANGKLNETALDELSRLTGGKSFATDSADDLPQILSEIFASHLELNVVPVDSFTADGSYQNVKISVPNSNVLEANISIMSDQPVETKLLDPSGNEIPIPSDEVLLSKSKSYSLLKLLAPSQGDWTLQVKGVNRDKIDINLVFNYDLGLVMDPLASSTYSKGDKVSFTSYLVSGGKKLEDNTQYSNMNAVLLVKDMDTGATEEIPMENAGDHFEGTYKIAEKHDYEIRVKAEEKSFFRETDAITISAKSGAATPAEPALEEAKPFPIVPVILGAVGLIVLLAAAYYVLRIMKQANRGFVGQLIIEIRDENTGDKTSPQYKKLSAFKGKLQLHQLLQLAPEMKETEKVIFKPGSNDRIVLQNASTATVEKSGRAIDAARELEMKSGDRITVSLKQVDKTIFIEYLV from the coding sequence ATGAATCCATTTCAACGCTTTAGGCGTCATCTCATCGTGCTTTCGATCTCTTTATTGCTTCTCCCGCTCAGCGGCCTTTCTACCGTGCATGCGGCGCAAGGCGCTTCCCAAATCGACGCAGTGCTCGTACTGGATGTAAGCAACTCCATGAGTACCAGTGATCCGGGAAAAATCGGGAATGAAGCGATGAAGATGTTCATTGACATGCTGCCGACAAAGGGAGATCGGGTGGGCATCGTTGCGTATACGGATCAGATTCAGCGTGAGAAGGCGCTGCTTGAAATTCAGTCGACAGCAGATAAAGATAATCTAAAGAGCTTTATCGACCAGTTAAACCGCGGTGCCTATACGGACATATCCGTTGGCGTCAAGGAGGCTGTGCAAATTCTTAATGACGGCGCTGATCCTGATCATGAGCCGATGATTATTTTGCTGGCAGACGGCAATAACGATTTTGACAAACGCTCCGGTAGAACACAAGCCGAATCTGATGCAGATATGGAGCTGGCGCTTAAAGAAGCGAATGACAGCGGCATTCCGCTCTATACGATTGGGCTGAACGCTAATGGGAAATTAAATGAAACAGCTTTGGATGAGTTATCGCGCTTGACTGGCGGCAAGTCGTTTGCGACCGATTCGGCAGATGATCTGCCGCAAATTCTGAGTGAAATTTTTGCCAGCCATCTGGAGCTCAACGTTGTGCCAGTCGATTCCTTTACAGCGGACGGCAGCTACCAGAATGTGAAAATATCGGTTCCCAACTCGAACGTACTCGAAGCGAATATTTCTATTATGTCGGATCAGCCTGTGGAGACCAAGCTGCTTGACCCGTCGGGCAACGAGATTCCGATCCCTTCCGATGAAGTGCTGCTGTCGAAGTCAAAGAGCTATTCTTTGCTTAAGCTGCTTGCTCCGTCACAAGGAGATTGGACGCTTCAGGTGAAAGGCGTGAATCGGGATAAAATCGATATTAATCTCGTTTTCAACTATGATTTGGGCCTCGTGATGGACCCGCTCGCTTCATCGACCTATTCAAAGGGGGATAAGGTGTCATTCACCTCATACCTCGTCAGCGGCGGCAAAAAGCTGGAGGACAACACGCAGTACAGCAACATGAATGCTGTTTTACTCGTTAAAGATATGGATACGGGCGCGACAGAGGAGATCCCGATGGAAAACGCGGGAGACCATTTTGAAGGAACATATAAAATTGCTGAGAAGCATGACTATGAGATAAGAGTAAAGGCGGAGGAGAAAAGCTTCTTCCGTGAAACAGATGCCATAACCATTAGTGCCAAATCGGGTGCGGCGACACCGGCTGAGCCAGCTCTCGAAGAGGCAAAGCCATTCCCAATCGTTCCTGTTATTTTAGGTGCTGTAGGGCTAATTGTATTGCTGGCGGCAGCTTATTATGTGCTGCGGATTATGAAGCAGGCGAATCGAGGTTTTGTCGGACAGCTGATCATCGAAATTCGCGATGAAAATACAGGCGACAAAACGTCGCCGCAGTACAAGAAGCTCTCAGCCTTCAAGGGAAAGCTTCAGCTTCACCAGCTGCTGCAGCTCGCGCCGGAAATGAAGGAAACCGAGAAGGTCATCTTTAAACCAGGCAGCAATGACCGTATCGTGCTGCAAAATGCGTCTACCGCCACGGTTGAGAAGTCGGGACGGGCCATCGATGCAGCTCGTGAGTTGGAAATGAAGAGCGGGGACCGGATTACGGTTTCGCTGAAGCAAGTGGACAAAACGATATTCATCGAATATCTCGTATAA
- a CDS encoding glycoside hydrolase family 43 protein: protein MKGVTNPIVPGWYADPEARTYAGKHWIYATRSFTEYTMQMNLDAFSSEDLIHWDKHEAIIEMSDFPWVWRAVWAPTHIEHKGKYYLVFASNDIQSNDEIGGLEIAIADRPEGPYRGYLGKPLIDRFIHNAQPIDAHFFKDDDGTIYLYYGGWGHCNVAQMNDDMTGFVPLGNGKLFESITPEGYVEGPCMIKKDGLYYLMWSMGGWTNGTYRVAYGVSDHPLGPFENKGTILEKQEPIAEGPGHHGYLHLPEEDVWFIVYHRRIIGDNEPGNRMLCIDRLFIEAGEIKPVVMTDGW, encoded by the coding sequence TTGAAAGGTGTAACGAATCCCATTGTACCTGGCTGGTATGCAGATCCTGAAGCGCGAACTTACGCGGGGAAGCATTGGATTTATGCAACTCGTTCCTTTACGGAATATACGATGCAGATGAATTTGGATGCATTCAGCTCCGAAGATCTGATCCACTGGGACAAACATGAAGCTATTATTGAAATGTCAGATTTCCCTTGGGTGTGGAGAGCCGTTTGGGCGCCAACCCATATTGAACACAAAGGAAAATATTATCTCGTATTCGCGTCAAACGATATTCAATCGAACGATGAAATTGGCGGCTTGGAGATTGCAATAGCGGATCGGCCGGAAGGCCCGTACAGAGGTTATCTTGGGAAACCGCTTATTGATCGGTTCATCCATAATGCCCAGCCGATCGATGCACATTTCTTCAAAGATGATGATGGCACGATCTATCTTTATTATGGCGGATGGGGGCATTGCAACGTTGCACAAATGAATGACGATATGACAGGGTTTGTCCCGCTTGGCAATGGGAAGCTCTTCGAGTCCATTACTCCGGAGGGCTATGTGGAAGGGCCCTGTATGATAAAGAAGGATGGTCTCTATTATCTCATGTGGTCGATGGGCGGATGGACCAATGGAACCTATCGTGTTGCCTATGGCGTAAGCGATCATCCGCTGGGGCCCTTCGAGAACAAAGGGACCATTCTGGAGAAGCAAGAGCCGATTGCGGAAGGCCCTGGTCATCACGGATATTTGCATTTGCCCGAGGAAGACGTATGGTTCATAGTCTATCATCGTAGAATTATTGGGGATAATGAGCCGGGCAATCGGATGTTATGTATCGATAGATTGTTTATCGAGGCTGGTGAGATTAAGCCTGTTGTAATGACGGATGGATGGTAG
- a CDS encoding beta-L-arabinofuranosidase domain-containing protein — protein sequence MTHIQERLHHWQGVPFTKVSIDDAFWRPRLEVLKKVTLTTCLMKCEETGRISNFAKAGGLIEGKFEGIYFNDSDVYKVLEGVAYALMTDRDSELEAEADRIIELIAAAQEPDGYLCAYYTLEAPESKWTDMEKHEMYNGGHLIEAAVAYFEATGKRHLLDVACKMADHYDHVFGPDKRHWVEGHEEIELALVKLYRITKEERYWKLALWLLEERGHGHGVGAIWDKKEWGPAYCQDDVPVRSIEKVTGHAVRAMYLYTAMADVVHASGDPTYVDALHRVWRHTVERNMYLTGGIGPSHHNEGFTHDYDLPNESAYCETCAAIAMVFWNHRMNMLFGDSKYADIVEREMYNGALAGISLSGDKFFYVNPLASKGDHHRVPWFDTSCCPTNLARFLPSIGQYVYAQTDKGIAVNQYINSEAEFLVRDGVSVKLNQKTQYPWNGKIELTVDAEKSSYFSIRMRVPDWCRGYNVQVGGEKISGLEALTEQGYVVLSRNWSQGDTIVLELDMPVEIVRAKQEVQENRGRIAIQRGPIVYCMEQADHAELSYDEYTFSAGERLYVDHMPELLGGVTVLRGKDGNGKPFQFIPYYAWDNREPGFMQVWIREKEEPGLYSY from the coding sequence ATGACACATATACAAGAACGACTGCATCATTGGCAAGGCGTGCCCTTTACGAAAGTAAGCATTGATGACGCCTTCTGGCGTCCGCGGCTGGAGGTGCTGAAGAAGGTTACGCTGACGACCTGCCTAATGAAATGCGAGGAGACAGGCCGCATATCGAATTTCGCTAAAGCAGGCGGGTTGATAGAAGGGAAGTTTGAAGGCATTTATTTCAATGATTCTGATGTGTATAAGGTGCTTGAGGGCGTAGCTTATGCGTTAATGACGGATCGCGATTCAGAGCTGGAGGCGGAGGCCGATCGAATTATTGAGCTCATCGCAGCAGCGCAAGAACCGGACGGATATTTGTGTGCCTACTATACATTAGAAGCACCTGAGAGCAAATGGACAGATATGGAGAAGCACGAAATGTACAATGGAGGCCACTTGATCGAGGCAGCGGTCGCTTATTTCGAAGCGACTGGCAAACGCCACCTTCTCGATGTAGCATGTAAAATGGCAGATCATTACGATCATGTTTTTGGACCAGACAAGCGGCATTGGGTAGAAGGTCATGAGGAGATTGAGCTCGCTCTCGTGAAGCTGTATCGCATCACGAAGGAAGAGCGCTATTGGAAGCTGGCGCTTTGGCTGCTTGAGGAACGCGGGCATGGCCATGGCGTAGGAGCCATATGGGATAAGAAGGAATGGGGACCAGCGTACTGCCAAGACGACGTTCCAGTTCGCAGCATAGAGAAGGTAACTGGCCATGCTGTTCGGGCGATGTATTTATACACGGCGATGGCAGATGTAGTTCATGCTTCCGGCGATCCAACCTACGTCGATGCCCTGCACCGTGTCTGGAGACATACGGTAGAGCGCAATATGTATTTAACCGGAGGAATTGGACCTTCTCATCATAATGAAGGTTTCACACATGATTACGATTTGCCGAATGAATCTGCTTATTGCGAAACCTGTGCCGCTATTGCTATGGTATTTTGGAATCATCGGATGAACATGTTGTTTGGGGACAGCAAATATGCTGATATTGTGGAGCGTGAAATGTACAACGGAGCTTTAGCTGGAATTTCGTTATCGGGTGACAAGTTTTTTTATGTTAATCCGTTAGCGTCGAAGGGCGACCACCATCGTGTACCTTGGTTCGATACTTCCTGCTGCCCGACGAATTTAGCACGTTTCCTACCATCAATAGGCCAATATGTCTATGCTCAAACCGATAAGGGGATAGCGGTGAATCAATATATAAATAGTGAAGCGGAATTCCTTGTCCGGGACGGAGTGAGCGTTAAGCTGAATCAAAAAACGCAATATCCTTGGAACGGTAAAATCGAGCTTACCGTGGACGCAGAGAAAAGCAGTTATTTCAGCATTCGTATGCGGGTGCCTGATTGGTGCAGAGGATATAACGTTCAAGTCGGTGGAGAAAAAATATCTGGATTGGAAGCTCTGACAGAGCAGGGCTATGTTGTTCTAAGTCGAAACTGGTCGCAGGGCGATACGATCGTGCTCGAGCTTGATATGCCTGTAGAAATTGTTCGTGCCAAGCAGGAGGTACAGGAGAATAGAGGTCGAATTGCTATTCAACGCGGACCGATTGTGTATTGTATGGAGCAGGCGGATCATGCGGAGCTGTCCTATGATGAATATACATTTTCGGCAGGGGAGAGGCTGTATGTGGATCATATGCCGGAGCTGCTTGGAGGCGTAACTGTTCTGCGAGGCAAGGATGGGAACGGCAAGCCTTTCCAGTTCATCCCTTATTACGCTTGGGATAACAGGGAGCCTGGCTTTATGCAGGTATGGATTCGTGAGAAGGAAGAGCCTGGGCTTTACAGCTATTAA
- a CDS encoding BlaI/MecI/CopY family transcriptional regulator codes for MEQYKLFDAEHKFVSLIWENEPMNSTELVKLCLEKLGWKKSTTYTVLRKLCDRGILQNQNAIVTALIKREDAQKYESEALIEKAFDGSLPQFLTAFLGKNKITEKEAEQLKRIIEEAIK; via the coding sequence ATGGAACAATACAAGCTATTTGATGCGGAGCATAAATTTGTCTCTCTCATTTGGGAGAATGAGCCTATGAATTCAACCGAGCTCGTAAAGCTTTGTCTCGAAAAATTAGGCTGGAAAAAGTCAACTACGTATACCGTTTTGAGAAAGCTTTGCGATCGTGGTATTTTGCAAAATCAAAACGCAATTGTCACTGCCCTTATTAAACGCGAGGATGCACAAAAGTATGAGAGTGAGGCCTTGATAGAAAAAGCTTTTGATGGGTCATTGCCGCAATTTTTAACTGCTTTTTTAGGTAAAAACAAAATTACTGAAAAAGAAGCCGAGCAGCTTAAACGTATCATTGAGGAGGCGATCAAATGA